The genomic segment TAATGAAAAATTATTGCAAAGAGTTGCGGCTGCGTTGCCGACGCGTTTACAGCGCAATCCCCCATTCCCACCTTCCATGATGTAGGGGACGCGATTTTCCTTGAACAAGAGAAAAACAAACAGCGTGTGTGCGCGTTTACCAGGCAAGATTTGTAGATGAGATAACTACGAATCTTGCCTGGTAAACGTAGACGAAACTGATGAGAACATTCGCCTTTAGCTTTTCTCCTCCCAGCACTCAAGTATAAAATAAAACATGCTACTATCTAGAGGCTAACTGCGGAAGCTAGCGTATTTACTTTGCATCGGATCTTTAGGAAAAGAGAACGATTTAAAATATCACTTGTTCCAGAAAAAAATCAACAAACGTTGGGGGGAAGCAGTTGCCTGGGTAACTATTCAGGAGTCCTAGAAGGCTTGCCTAAAGACGAAAAAGCGACTACAGTAAAGCCATGACGCCCGAAGAAGAACAGCTGCGACAAGAGAATAGCCGCTTGCAGGAGCAAGTCCGCCGACAACAGGATCTGATCGAACGGCAAAGCCAGCAGATTGCGCTGCTCAGCGCCCAAGTGGAAGACCTGCAAGCGCGCCTGTCCAAAGACAGTCATAATAGCCATCTGCCACCCTCTTCCGATCGCTTCAAACGGAGGCCGAAGAGCCTGCGCAAGAAGAGCAGCAAAAAGGCAGGAGGGCAAGCAGGACATCCTGGAGAGCACCTGCCGATGGTCCAGACACCTGATCAGGTGATTAGCCATGCAGTCGAGACCTGTCCGGCGTGTCAGCACGACCTGCGAGACATCCCAGCTTGGCAGGTGGAACGTCGGCAGGTGGTGGAGTTGCCTGCCAAACGCCTCGTGGTAATCGAGCATCAAGCCGAGCGCAAGTGCTGTCCCGCTTGCCAGGAAGTGATCCTGGCCCCGTTCCCCGAGCAGGTCAGTGCGCCCGTGCAATATGGATATTGTTGCTCTTTCTGACTATACTTATGGCTGGCGTACTACGGTATTTGGGAACAATTCAGGGTAAGATTGAGGATGTAATACCTCTTACATCTCGCTTTACTCGTGGGGAACATGTGATGGAATTCGAGTTACCCGATCTTCAAGGACGGCTCATCAGCAGTAAAAGACTATTCAAACTTAAAAACAAACAAAAACTGCTCCTTCTATTCCTTTCAACAACATGTGATTCATGCCGCATATTACTCAATAGTATAGCTGAGCTTACATCTAGCGCTCAAGATCAAGCTGTTCCAATAGTCTTGATTTGCATTGGCCAACTAGGCGATGTTATGCAAATGGTGAGTAAATAC from the Ktedonobacteraceae bacterium genome contains:
- a CDS encoding IS66 family transposase zinc-finger binding domain-containing protein, translated to MVQTPDQVISHAVETCPACQHDLRDIPAWQVERRQVVELPAKRLVVIEHQAERKCCPACQEVILAPFPEQVSAPVQYGYCCSF
- a CDS encoding redoxin domain-containing protein produces the protein MEFELPDLQGRLISSKRLFKLKNKQKLLLLFLSTTCDSCRILLNSIAELTSSAQDQAVPIVLICIGQLGDVMQMVSKYSTQLEGTHILVDQGGFVARRYGIRGVPFGMVLNKFGQVMQQSIGPTSDWLQNTLGGTDNERVEKTG